In one Cellulomonas sp. JZ18 genomic region, the following are encoded:
- a CDS encoding phenylacetate--CoA ligase family protein, with amino-acid sequence MTPDAPRTSVLRQAALRLATWLVTVVYRVYRLHPALWRFTARNYHPAMERFARLNAWMICQHAYLDVPAYRHYVEEAGFRFRWWDLTRYRPTSKHDYVDRYPEDQRCWDGLIETVGTVVDESSGSSGTPYNWMRSKRELATVHKNVSGYVTLLFGSRRLFAVNAFSMGAWATGTNTGIAMSRIAMVKNTGPDLDKIVDTLRHFGPGYTYLVCAYPPFLKHLRDRLDAEGFDWDAYDLHGFVGGEALTEGLRDYLEDRFGRVYSGYGASDLTIGMAGESDLSVWLRRTLAAGGPFREALLGPDEARTPMVFQYNPLETYLETTQDGRLLVTLNSADIMSPKLRYDIGDEATIVQFDEMKAAIAALPEPARDRLAFGFERAYAIQRMRLPFLLLYGRKDSTVSYMGANLYPLDVENGLYLDNPHAAAIESFKLALVDVGEHEQRPAVHLQLRADADLDAGARAELAERAAAGVLRHLAAVSRDFAQSLEEDPTASELRVHVHDHGTGPFTGGSTKIKNVYVVDPGDRDATTAHPAVGRA; translated from the coding sequence GTGACACCGGACGCCCCCCGCACGAGCGTCCTGCGGCAGGCCGCGCTGCGCCTCGCCACCTGGCTCGTGACCGTCGTGTACCGCGTCTACCGGCTGCACCCGGCGCTGTGGCGGTTCACCGCCCGCAACTACCACCCGGCGATGGAGCGGTTCGCGCGGCTCAACGCGTGGATGATCTGCCAGCACGCGTACCTCGACGTGCCGGCCTACCGGCACTACGTCGAGGAGGCGGGCTTCCGGTTCCGCTGGTGGGACCTGACGCGCTACCGGCCGACGTCCAAGCACGACTACGTCGACCGCTACCCCGAGGACCAGCGGTGCTGGGACGGGCTCATCGAGACGGTCGGCACCGTGGTCGACGAGTCCAGCGGCTCGTCCGGCACGCCGTACAACTGGATGCGCTCCAAGCGCGAGCTGGCCACCGTGCACAAGAACGTGTCCGGCTACGTGACCCTGCTGTTCGGCTCGCGCCGGCTCTTCGCGGTCAACGCGTTCTCGATGGGCGCCTGGGCGACCGGCACGAACACGGGCATCGCGATGTCGCGCATCGCGATGGTGAAGAACACCGGGCCGGACCTCGACAAGATCGTCGACACGCTGCGCCACTTCGGTCCCGGGTACACCTACCTGGTCTGCGCGTACCCGCCGTTCCTCAAGCACCTGCGCGACCGCCTCGACGCCGAGGGCTTCGACTGGGACGCGTACGACCTCCACGGGTTCGTCGGCGGCGAGGCCCTCACCGAGGGGCTGCGCGACTACCTCGAGGACCGGTTCGGCCGCGTGTACTCCGGCTACGGCGCGTCCGACCTGACCATCGGGATGGCGGGGGAGAGCGACCTGTCGGTGTGGCTGCGCCGCACGCTCGCGGCCGGCGGCCCGTTCCGCGAGGCGCTGCTCGGGCCGGACGAGGCCCGCACGCCCATGGTCTTCCAGTACAACCCGCTCGAGACCTACCTGGAGACGACGCAGGACGGGCGGCTGCTCGTCACGCTGAACTCGGCCGACATCATGAGCCCGAAGCTGCGCTACGACATCGGCGACGAGGCGACGATCGTGCAGTTCGACGAGATGAAGGCCGCGATCGCCGCGCTGCCGGAGCCGGCGCGCGACCGCCTCGCGTTCGGCTTCGAGCGCGCGTACGCGATCCAGCGCATGCGCCTGCCGTTCCTGCTGCTGTACGGCCGCAAGGACTCGACGGTCTCGTACATGGGCGCGAACCTCTACCCGCTCGACGTCGAGAACGGGCTGTACCTCGACAACCCGCACGCGGCCGCGATCGAGTCGTTCAAGCTCGCGCTGGTCGACGTGGGGGAGCACGAGCAGCGCCCGGCGGTCCACCTGCAGCTGCGTGCGGACGCCGACCTGGACGCCGGGGCGCGCGCCGAGCTCGCCGAGCGGGCCGCGGCGGGCGTGCTGCGGCACCTCGCCGCCGTGTCCCGGGACTTCGCGCAGTCCCTCGAGGAGGACCCGACGGCCTCCGAGCTGCGCGTGCACGTGCACGACCACGGCACCGGCCCGTTCACGGGCGGCAGCACGAAGATCAAGAACGTGTACGTCGTGGACCCCGGCGACCGTGACGCCACGACGGCGCACCCGGCGGTCGGCCGCGCCTGA
- a CDS encoding ABC transporter substrate-binding protein, translated as MKRRSRLAGLAAVAASAALALTACSGGGSGDAEGVTTITFLSWTGEEQMEQVIDAFEEDHPEVRVEASYAPPVAEYIQALQTRVLSGTAPDVFVIAAENKTNLIEGGHVLDLSGEDFVEGVEPFNLETYGRDGKYYGLSLSSWAAGYIYNKDLLAQVGYETVPETWDEFLEMCRKLQDAGITPFLESVDQMPTTVSAWIGAKNADMEPSLDDQIFDGESTFAEQWTPALEQYNRVFEEGLMSKDVVGLDGDQVSGEFANGRVAVINGGPWFIASLREANPDLDFQFSLVPAMDESGTPFAAGAAAPGYAINAKSDEAKQEAAKTFLGWLAEPEAVELFQSLTNDVTVTEDFEPPVDPSFEPMVEPIRNGQLYLPMIAWKRAEDVLNVEAVAQIQRMIRGEVQPEQVAEALDTKLAAS; from the coding sequence ATGAAGCGACGCTCTCGACTGGCAGGCCTGGCCGCGGTGGCGGCCTCCGCGGCCCTCGCCCTCACCGCGTGCAGCGGTGGCGGCAGCGGTGACGCCGAGGGCGTCACCACGATCACCTTCCTCTCCTGGACGGGGGAGGAGCAGATGGAGCAGGTCATCGACGCGTTCGAGGAGGACCACCCCGAGGTCCGCGTCGAGGCGTCCTACGCCCCGCCGGTGGCCGAGTACATCCAGGCGCTGCAGACGCGCGTGCTGTCCGGCACCGCGCCCGACGTCTTCGTCATCGCCGCCGAGAACAAGACGAACCTCATCGAGGGCGGGCACGTGCTCGACCTGTCCGGCGAGGACTTCGTCGAGGGCGTCGAGCCGTTCAACCTCGAGACCTACGGCCGCGACGGCAAGTACTACGGCCTGTCGCTGTCGTCGTGGGCCGCCGGCTACATCTACAACAAGGACCTGCTCGCGCAGGTCGGCTACGAGACGGTCCCCGAGACGTGGGACGAGTTCCTCGAGATGTGCCGCAAGCTCCAGGACGCCGGCATCACGCCGTTCCTCGAGAGCGTCGACCAGATGCCGACGACCGTCTCGGCGTGGATCGGGGCGAAGAACGCGGACATGGAGCCGTCGCTCGACGACCAGATCTTCGACGGCGAGTCGACGTTCGCGGAGCAGTGGACGCCGGCGCTCGAGCAGTACAACCGCGTCTTCGAGGAGGGGCTGATGTCGAAGGACGTCGTCGGCCTCGACGGCGACCAGGTCAGCGGGGAGTTCGCCAACGGCCGCGTGGCGGTCATCAACGGCGGTCCCTGGTTCATCGCGTCCCTGCGCGAGGCGAACCCCGACCTCGACTTCCAGTTCTCCCTGGTCCCGGCGATGGACGAGTCCGGCACGCCGTTCGCCGCCGGTGCGGCCGCGCCCGGGTACGCGATCAACGCGAAGAGCGACGAGGCCAAGCAGGAGGCCGCCAAGACGTTCCTCGGCTGGCTCGCCGAGCCCGAGGCCGTCGAGCTCTTCCAGAGCCTGACGAACGACGTCACCGTCACCGAGGACTTCGAGCCGCCGGTCGACCCGTCGTTCGAGCCCATGGTCGAGCCCATCCGCAACGGCCAGCTCTACCTGCCGATGATCGCGTGGAAGCGGGCCGAGGACGTGCTCAACGTCGAGGCGGTCGCGCAGATCCAGCGCATGATCCGCGGCGAGGTCCAGCCGGAGCAGGTCGCCGAGGCGCTCGACACGAAGCTCGCCGCGTCCTGA
- a CDS encoding carbohydrate ABC transporter permease has product MSATTTLRQPALVPGGSGRSWLSRPSGGWRQTTVNKAFLLPVIAVFVVLFLIPLVQTLWWSFTDFTGYSPEASFVGLANYRVILTDPSMLAGLGFTLLFGVGTTVVITLLAIPLAVQLNKAFVGRNLVRSIWFFPAIPSMAILGLVWRYILSPLDSGVLNTALAAVGIGPLGWLSDPTLARLSVILVGVWGATGWHAVLYTAYLQSIPHEYYEVARIDGASARQQFFGITLPLLTPAIVISTFLLMTGGLKVFDLPYTLTNGGPGFSTYTITQSIVVSGVGQGRYGLASALAVLFTVAVAALSFGQLALTRYVERRFV; this is encoded by the coding sequence ATGTCCGCAACGACCACCCTGCGGCAGCCCGCCCTCGTGCCGGGGGGCTCCGGCCGGTCCTGGCTGTCGCGCCCGTCCGGCGGGTGGCGGCAGACCACCGTCAACAAGGCGTTCCTGCTGCCGGTGATCGCCGTCTTCGTCGTCCTGTTCCTCATCCCCCTGGTGCAGACGCTGTGGTGGAGCTTCACGGACTTCACCGGCTACAGCCCGGAGGCGAGCTTCGTCGGGCTGGCCAACTACCGCGTGATCCTGACCGACCCGTCGATGCTCGCGGGTCTCGGGTTCACGCTGCTGTTCGGCGTCGGCACGACCGTCGTCATCACGCTGCTCGCGATCCCGCTCGCGGTGCAGCTCAACAAGGCGTTCGTCGGGCGCAACCTCGTCCGGTCGATCTGGTTCTTCCCGGCGATCCCGTCCATGGCGATCCTCGGCCTGGTGTGGCGGTACATCCTGTCGCCGCTCGACTCCGGGGTGCTGAACACGGCGCTCGCCGCCGTCGGCATCGGCCCGCTCGGGTGGCTGTCGGACCCGACGCTCGCGCGCCTGTCGGTCATCCTCGTCGGCGTCTGGGGCGCGACCGGCTGGCACGCCGTGCTCTACACCGCGTACCTGCAGTCCATCCCGCACGAGTACTACGAGGTCGCGAGGATCGACGGCGCGAGCGCCCGGCAGCAGTTCTTCGGGATCACGCTGCCGCTGCTCACGCCGGCGATCGTCATCAGCACGTTCCTGCTGATGACCGGCGGCCTCAAGGTGTTCGACCTGCCGTACACGCTCACCAACGGCGGCCCCGGCTTCTCCACGTACACGATCACGCAGTCGATCGTCGTGTCCGGGGTGGGCCAGGGCCGGTACGGGCTCGCGTCGGCGCTCGCGGTGCTGTTCACCGTCGCGGTCGCGGCCCTGTCCTTCGGGCAGCTCGCCCTCACCCGCTACGTCGAGCGGAGGTTCGTGTGA
- a CDS encoding DUF732 domain-containing protein, with protein MRRTAPLIVAACTLAGLLAGCSGQDEPDEATPTTDPREAAYTEAMAQVAGVAREDWSDEHVLDVGRAICARLEAGEVTASDVLPWVMGEYGAEDSAAVAAATQAPRHLCPQG; from the coding sequence ATGAGACGCACCGCACCGCTGATCGTGGCCGCCTGCACGCTCGCCGGCCTCCTCGCCGGGTGCTCCGGCCAGGACGAGCCCGACGAGGCCACCCCGACCACCGACCCGCGCGAGGCCGCCTACACCGAGGCGATGGCCCAGGTCGCCGGGGTCGCGCGGGAGGACTGGTCGGACGAGCACGTCCTCGACGTCGGCCGCGCGATCTGCGCGCGGCTCGAGGCCGGCGAGGTCACGGCGAGCGACGTCCTGCCCTGGGTCATGGGCGAGTACGGGGCGGAGGACTCCGCCGCGGTCGCGGCCGCGACGCAGGCCCCCCGCCACCTCTGCCCGCAGGGCTGA
- a CDS encoding endo-1,4-beta-xylanase, whose protein sequence is MTPPMLGRGRGRRHGARSAGALAVAVVTVAVTAAVGVPAHAAGSTLQDAAEERGRYFGTAIAANKLSDSTYVTIANREFNMITAENEMKMDATEPSQNQFNFTNGDRIVNWALQNGKQVRGHALAWHSQQPGWMQNMSGTALRQAMLNHVTQVATHYRGKIHSWDVVNEAFADGNGGARRDSNLQRTGNDWIEAAFRAARAADPGAKLCYNDYNTDNWNWDKTQAVYNMVRDFKARGVPIDCVGLQSHFNSGSPYPSNYRTTLSSFAALGVDVQITELDIEGSGQTQADTYAKVVADCLAVARCTGITVWGVRDTDSWRASGTPLLFDGQGNKKAAYTAVLNTLNNGVTPTQQPTQQPTQQPTQQPTQQPTQQPTQNPGGSCSASLTVANSWGGGYQATVTVRAGSSALNGWRVTLPSGVTTSNLWNGVLSGGVVTNAPYNGSVAAGQSTSFGFIGNGTPPAAGSLTCA, encoded by the coding sequence ATGACCCCACCCATGCTCGGACGAGGACGAGGGCGTCGTCACGGCGCTCGCAGCGCGGGCGCGCTCGCCGTCGCCGTCGTGACCGTCGCGGTGACCGCTGCCGTGGGCGTCCCCGCCCACGCCGCCGGCTCGACGCTGCAGGACGCCGCCGAGGAGCGCGGCCGCTACTTCGGCACGGCGATCGCCGCGAACAAGCTCAGCGACTCGACGTACGTGACCATCGCGAACCGCGAGTTCAACATGATCACCGCCGAGAACGAGATGAAGATGGACGCGACGGAGCCGTCGCAGAACCAGTTCAACTTCACCAACGGCGACCGGATCGTCAACTGGGCCCTGCAGAACGGCAAGCAGGTCCGCGGCCACGCGCTCGCGTGGCACTCGCAGCAGCCGGGCTGGATGCAGAACATGTCCGGCACCGCCCTGCGCCAGGCGATGCTCAACCACGTCACGCAGGTCGCGACGCACTACCGGGGCAAGATCCACTCCTGGGACGTCGTGAACGAGGCGTTCGCCGACGGCAACGGCGGCGCCCGCCGCGACTCGAACCTGCAGCGCACCGGCAACGACTGGATCGAGGCCGCGTTCCGCGCCGCCCGCGCCGCCGACCCGGGCGCCAAGCTCTGCTACAACGACTACAACACGGACAACTGGAACTGGGACAAGACCCAGGCCGTGTACAACATGGTCCGCGACTTCAAGGCCCGCGGCGTGCCGATCGACTGCGTCGGCCTGCAGTCCCACTTCAACTCGGGCAGCCCGTACCCGAGCAACTACCGCACCACGCTGTCGAGCTTCGCGGCCCTGGGCGTGGACGTGCAGATCACCGAGCTCGACATCGAGGGCTCGGGCCAGACGCAGGCCGACACCTACGCCAAGGTCGTCGCGGACTGCCTCGCCGTCGCCCGCTGCACCGGCATCACGGTGTGGGGCGTGCGGGACACCGACTCGTGGCGCGCCTCGGGCACGCCGCTGCTGTTCGACGGCCAGGGCAACAAGAAGGCGGCGTACACCGCGGTCCTCAACACCCTGAACAACGGCGTCACCCCGACGCAGCAGCCCACCCAGCAGCCGACGCAGCAGCCGACGCAGCAGCCCACCCAGCAGCCCACGCAGCAGCCGACCCAGAACCCCGGCGGCTCCTGCTCCGCGTCGCTGACGGTCGCCAACAGCTGGGGCGGCGGCTACCAGGCCACCGTGACGGTCCGGGCCGGGTCGTCCGCGCTCAACGGGTGGCGGGTCACCCTGCCGTCCGGCGTGACGACGTCGAACCTCTGGAACGGCGTGCTCTCCGGCGGCGTGGTGACGAACGCGCCGTACAACGGCTCGGTCGCTGCCGGCCAGTCGACGTCCTTCGGGTTCATCGGCAACGGCACGCCGCCGGCCGCCGGGTCCCTCACCTGCGCGTGA
- a CDS encoding Nif3-like dinuclear metal center hexameric protein: protein MTVTARQVVERIGAHVGVPWRERTVDEFLAGDPDAPVRGVAVTMMATFDVLRDAVERGLDLVVTHEPLYFDHHGAADAELAAEADPVYAAKSAFVAEHGLVVLHLHDVWHDRRPDGVLTGVARALGWLDAERPDVEGVYDLPPTTLGALAAHVAQALGARALRYVGDPDAPVRTVGLQPGFHGFGPNRRLLARPDVDVLVIGEGHEWETGEYAADAVSAGLCAGLVVVGHVPSEQEGMAEAARWLADLVPEVPVELVPTADPFRVVAR, encoded by the coding sequence GTGACGGTCACGGCGCGGCAGGTGGTGGAGCGGATCGGTGCGCACGTCGGGGTGCCGTGGCGCGAGAGGACGGTCGACGAGTTCCTCGCCGGCGACCCGGACGCCCCGGTCCGGGGGGTCGCCGTCACGATGATGGCGACGTTCGACGTCCTGCGGGACGCCGTGGAGCGCGGGCTCGACCTCGTCGTCACGCACGAGCCGCTCTACTTCGACCACCACGGGGCGGCCGACGCGGAGCTCGCCGCCGAGGCCGACCCGGTGTACGCGGCGAAGTCGGCCTTCGTCGCCGAGCACGGGCTCGTCGTCCTCCACCTGCACGACGTCTGGCACGACCGCCGGCCGGACGGGGTGCTCACCGGCGTCGCCCGCGCGCTCGGCTGGCTCGACGCCGAGCGCCCCGACGTCGAGGGCGTCTACGACCTGCCGCCCACGACGCTCGGCGCCCTCGCCGCGCACGTCGCGCAGGCCCTGGGCGCCCGGGCGCTGCGCTACGTCGGCGACCCCGACGCGCCCGTGCGCACCGTCGGCCTGCAGCCGGGGTTCCACGGCTTCGGGCCGAACCGGCGCCTCCTCGCGCGGCCCGACGTCGACGTCCTCGTCATCGGCGAGGGCCACGAGTGGGAGACGGGCGAGTACGCGGCGGACGCCGTGAGCGCGGGTCTGTGCGCGGGCCTCGTCGTCGTCGGGCACGTGCCGTCCGAGCAGGAGGGCATGGCGGAGGCCGCCCGGTGGCTGGCCGACCTGGTCCCGGAGGTGCCCGTGGAGCTCGTGCCCACGGCCGATCCGTTCCGGGTGGTCGCGCGGTAG
- a CDS encoding glycoside hydrolase family 3 protein, which produces MSVRRHVAALGAGALAVPLLVVAAPAAVAASPVTVTPVAALVTAAEGDTATVTLSATTADGTPLAGPVTVFFSTGTGTATGGADYTETGGAVTFPAGAASGSTQEVTVDVAADDEAETTETVPLSFSTTTGGATVSGGATVAVVANGFPYLDAQRPVAERVADLLGRMTLAEKVGQMTQAERANVAGSPGRVASLGLGSVLSGGGSTPTPNTPEAWADMVDGFQTQSLSTRLSIPLLYGVDSVHGHNNLVGATVFPHNIGLGAMRDPGLVERAAHVTAAETRTTGPQWSFAPCLCVARDLRWGRTYESFGEDPALVVLNETAIDGLQGPARSELDQPDRVLASAKHFAGDGDTEFGTGEGEYTIDQGVTVTNRQDFERIDLAPYVPAVRQYRAGTVMPSYSSVDWTENGVGDPLKMHAHQELITGWLKGQHEFDGFVISDYNAIHQIPGDYATQVRTSVNAGVDMFMEPNTADPFVATLMGEVRAGRVPMARVDDAVRRILRQKMELGLFEHPFTDRAGQAAIGSEEHRAVAREAVVKSQVLLRNTGDALPLAKDARLYLAGRAADNMGIQAGGWTVTWQGQPVPDLIPGTTIREGIAQVAPDAQVTFSPDASAPVEGNDVGVVVVGETPYAEGYGDVGGPGWPWDPSDGGVPREPNKQLTLTPGDQAVVDTVCSAVETCVVLLVTGRPNVVADPAGQVDALVASWLPGSEGAGVADVLFGEAPFTGRLGMTWPRSQEQEPINVGDADYDPELPFGWGLRTDSARARLEALRAELESSRDRQVRRAVGDIDAALERGGWTPSGAVGNERAVLRILGRAIGRLSASDEPTWQQMDAVVSVLRDVAQQHVVDAGADAPEGWAADLADAEHALLVGEHTRAADLLRAVAGYPVS; this is translated from the coding sequence ATGTCTGTCCGGCGGCACGTCGCCGCACTCGGTGCGGGGGCCCTCGCGGTCCCGCTCCTGGTCGTCGCGGCCCCCGCAGCCGTGGCGGCGTCACCCGTCACGGTCACACCGGTGGCCGCGCTCGTCACGGCGGCCGAGGGCGACACCGCGACGGTGACGCTCAGCGCCACGACGGCCGACGGCACGCCGCTCGCCGGGCCCGTCACCGTCTTCTTCTCCACCGGCACGGGCACCGCGACGGGTGGCGCCGACTACACCGAGACCGGTGGCGCCGTCACCTTCCCCGCCGGTGCCGCCTCGGGCTCCACCCAGGAGGTCACGGTCGACGTCGCCGCCGACGACGAGGCCGAGACCACCGAGACCGTCCCGCTGTCCTTCAGCACCACGACGGGCGGCGCCACGGTCTCCGGCGGCGCCACGGTCGCGGTCGTCGCGAACGGCTTCCCGTACCTCGACGCGCAGCGCCCGGTCGCGGAGCGCGTCGCGGACCTGCTGGGCCGCATGACGCTCGCCGAGAAGGTCGGCCAGATGACGCAGGCGGAGCGCGCCAACGTCGCCGGCAGCCCCGGCCGCGTCGCGTCCCTGGGGCTCGGCTCGGTGCTCTCGGGCGGCGGGTCGACGCCGACCCCCAACACGCCCGAGGCGTGGGCGGACATGGTCGACGGGTTCCAGACGCAGTCGCTGTCGACGCGCCTGTCGATCCCGCTGCTCTACGGCGTCGACTCCGTGCACGGCCACAACAACCTGGTCGGCGCCACGGTCTTCCCGCACAACATCGGCCTGGGCGCGATGCGCGACCCGGGGCTGGTCGAGCGGGCCGCGCACGTCACGGCCGCGGAGACGCGCACGACCGGCCCCCAGTGGTCGTTCGCCCCGTGCCTGTGCGTGGCGCGCGACCTGCGCTGGGGTCGCACGTACGAGAGCTTCGGGGAGGACCCGGCGCTCGTGGTCCTCAACGAGACGGCGATCGACGGGCTCCAGGGCCCCGCGCGCAGCGAGCTCGACCAGCCGGACCGCGTGCTGGCGTCCGCCAAGCACTTCGCGGGCGACGGCGACACCGAGTTCGGCACGGGCGAGGGCGAGTACACGATCGACCAGGGCGTCACGGTCACGAACCGGCAGGACTTCGAGCGCATCGACCTCGCGCCGTACGTCCCCGCGGTCCGGCAGTACCGCGCCGGCACCGTCATGCCGTCGTACTCGAGCGTGGACTGGACCGAGAACGGCGTCGGCGACCCGCTGAAGATGCACGCCCACCAGGAGCTCATCACCGGCTGGCTGAAGGGCCAGCACGAGTTCGACGGGTTCGTCATCAGCGACTACAACGCGATCCACCAGATCCCCGGCGACTACGCGACGCAGGTGCGCACCAGCGTCAACGCCGGCGTCGACATGTTCATGGAGCCGAACACCGCGGACCCCTTCGTCGCCACCCTCATGGGCGAGGTCCGCGCGGGACGCGTCCCGATGGCCCGGGTCGACGACGCCGTGCGGCGCATCCTGCGGCAGAAGATGGAGCTCGGGCTCTTCGAGCACCCGTTCACCGACCGCGCCGGGCAGGCGGCGATCGGCTCCGAGGAGCACCGGGCCGTCGCGCGCGAGGCCGTCGTGAAGTCGCAGGTGCTGCTGCGCAACACCGGCGACGCGCTGCCGCTGGCGAAGGACGCGCGCCTGTACCTCGCCGGCCGCGCGGCGGACAACATGGGCATCCAGGCGGGCGGGTGGACCGTCACCTGGCAGGGCCAGCCGGTCCCGGACCTGATCCCGGGCACGACCATCCGCGAGGGCATCGCGCAGGTGGCGCCCGACGCGCAGGTCACGTTCAGCCCGGACGCCTCCGCGCCCGTCGAGGGCAACGACGTCGGCGTGGTCGTCGTCGGCGAGACGCCGTACGCCGAGGGCTACGGCGACGTCGGCGGGCCCGGCTGGCCGTGGGACCCCTCCGACGGCGGTGTGCCGCGCGAGCCGAACAAGCAGCTGACGCTCACACCGGGCGACCAGGCGGTCGTCGACACGGTCTGCTCCGCCGTCGAGACGTGCGTCGTGCTGCTCGTCACGGGACGGCCGAACGTCGTGGCCGACCCCGCCGGGCAGGTCGACGCGCTCGTCGCGTCGTGGCTCCCCGGCTCCGAGGGCGCCGGCGTCGCGGACGTGCTGTTCGGCGAGGCCCCCTTCACCGGGCGCCTCGGCATGACGTGGCCGCGCAGCCAGGAGCAGGAGCCGATCAACGTCGGCGACGCGGACTACGACCCCGAGCTGCCCTTCGGCTGGGGGCTGCGCACCGACTCGGCGCGGGCCCGGCTCGAGGCCCTGCGCGCCGAGCTCGAGTCCTCGCGCGACCGGCAGGTGCGGCGCGCCGTCGGCGACATCGACGCGGCGCTCGAGCGCGGCGGCTGGACGCCGAGCGGCGCGGTCGGCAACGAGCGCGCGGTGCTGCGCATCCTGGGGCGCGCGATCGGGCGGCTGTCGGCCAGCGACGAGCCCACGTGGCAGCAGATGGACGCCGTCGTCTCGGTGCTGCGGGACGTCGCCCAGCAGCACGTCGTGGACGCCGGGGCCGACGCGCCCGAGGGCTGGGCGGCGGACCTCGCCGACGCCGAGCACGCGCTGCTGGTCGGGGAGCACACCCGCGCCGCCGACCTGCTGCGCGCGGTGGCCGGGTACCCCGTGAGCTGA
- a CDS encoding LacI family DNA-binding transcriptional regulator — MATLRDVARASGVSVMTVSNVVNGRPSVGEATRRRVLDAIADLGYEANLAARRLRVGRTGTIALVVPRIDHPYFGELAARFTDALRPAGRHLVLEQSGASKEGELGALSQARLQQYDGVLLSAVGLQHADVDRLDGGVPLVLLGEKPMPPRFDHVSLGNREGGRLATAHLLARGARRVLMLGGTTGPTDGGMSDLRAQGWRDAHEDAGVEADPALVVPLAELEMGHARQVVRRLVAEGPAFDAVLAVTDQVAIGVLAGLRDAGLRVPQDVQVAGFDNLAVGEHVGPGLTTVDPGNDVLVSHALRLLDRRLAGEAADAEHVVTPVRLVERGTTR; from the coding sequence GTGGCGACCTTGCGGGACGTGGCACGGGCCTCGGGCGTCTCCGTGATGACCGTCAGCAACGTCGTCAACGGACGCCCGAGCGTCGGCGAGGCCACGCGGCGGCGGGTGCTCGACGCGATCGCGGACCTCGGCTACGAGGCGAACCTCGCCGCCCGCCGCCTGCGGGTCGGGCGCACCGGCACGATCGCGCTCGTCGTCCCGCGCATCGACCACCCGTACTTCGGGGAGCTCGCGGCACGGTTCACCGACGCCCTGCGCCCGGCCGGCCGGCACCTCGTCCTCGAGCAGAGCGGCGCCAGCAAGGAGGGCGAGCTCGGCGCCCTCTCGCAGGCGCGGCTGCAGCAGTACGACGGCGTGCTGCTCAGCGCCGTCGGCCTGCAGCACGCGGACGTCGACCGGCTCGACGGCGGCGTGCCGCTCGTGCTGCTCGGCGAGAAGCCCATGCCGCCCCGCTTCGACCACGTCTCCCTCGGCAACCGGGAGGGCGGGCGGCTCGCCACCGCCCACCTGCTCGCGCGCGGCGCGCGGCGCGTCCTCATGCTCGGCGGCACCACGGGGCCCACGGACGGCGGCATGAGCGACCTGCGCGCCCAGGGCTGGCGGGACGCCCACGAGGACGCGGGCGTCGAGGCCGACCCCGCGCTCGTCGTCCCGCTGGCCGAGCTCGAGATGGGCCACGCGCGGCAGGTGGTCCGCCGGCTCGTGGCCGAGGGCCCGGCGTTCGACGCCGTGCTCGCGGTGACCGACCAGGTCGCGATCGGCGTCCTCGCGGGGCTGCGCGACGCCGGGCTGCGGGTGCCCCAGGACGTGCAGGTCGCCGGCTTCGACAACCTCGCCGTCGGGGAGCACGTCGGCCCCGGGCTCACGACGGTGGACCCGGGCAACGACGTGCTCGTGTCGCACGCGCTGCGGCTGCTCGACCGGCGCCTGGCCGGGGAGGCGGCCGACGCCGAGCACGTGGTCACACCTGTGCGGCTCGTGGAGCGCGGCACCACGCGCTGA